Proteins encoded in a region of the Zea mays cultivar B73 chromosome 2, Zm-B73-REFERENCE-NAM-5.0, whole genome shotgun sequence genome:
- the LOC100194327 gene encoding Probable histone H2A.2: protein MAGRGKAIGSGAAKKATSRSSKAGLQFPVGRIARFLKAGKYAERVGAGAPVYLAAVLEYLAAEVLELAGNAARDNKKTRIVPRHIQLAVRNDEELSRLLGTVTIASGGVMPNIHNLLLPKKAGGGSAKAAAGDED from the exons ATGGCGGGGAGAGGTAAGGCGATCGGCTCAGGCGCCGCCAAGAAGGCCACGTCCAGGAGCTCCAAGGCTGGCCTCCAGTTCCCCGTGGGAAGGATCGCCAGGTTCCTCAAGGCCGGCAAGTATGCCGAGAGAGTCGGCGCCGGCGCCCCTGTCTACCTCGCTGCCGTGCTCGAGTATCTTGCTGCTGAG GTTCTTGAGCTGGCCGGCAATGCGGCACGTGACAACAAGAAGACCCGCATCGTACCGCGCCACATCCAGCTCGCCGTCCGCAACGACGAAGAGCTCTCCCGCTTGCTGGGCACGGTGACCATCGCTAGCGGTGGTGTCATGCCCAACATCCATAACCTGCTTCTCCCGAAGAAGGCCGGCGGCGGcagcgccaaggctgcggctggtGACGAGGACTAA
- the LOC103647736 gene encoding formin-like protein 11, which translates to MRHCWSAWLLALCLVSVQLLAPLVCERLLVAAQNLSPPALTPPLVKEVDDVVEHVWISCGLDRGSLEDVRKHFNYNHVFDILRTLSGKDTKDSSPETEDASKALSPEIKNTLLNCLSKHPLVVAAHESAKNLPIDYIKMLFALLRRDVAQGSTGAATTSAPPAAVKSNPSPSLGEPSSTKPDKNPDPPLETTPEEKMVPQTEKTVAKKEDNSNMSITAVIGLSVSAIALLALLCLCNFVCRAKQASSSEVGVDKPPLNQNLSNLSASLKFSKGNSIDVNKLGALPLKSEAGQNGNAKLSSSEISKTEVTPAVYNCLAEPMAASTGYVPGSRPTTPPSMPPPAPAHPKAPPSSTPQAPASLKAPPSSTPQAPAPLKAPHSSTPETPAPPSKPSSVLHSEPSSPSALKAAPPPKDAPQPKAAPPPPPKSTGPPPPAMSGSSNTRPPPLMKKSGNKMDDGANSHEAKTKLKPFFWDKVTANANQSMVWDHLKSGSFQFNEGKMESLFGYNSVEKIGGDGKKDLLSKDIPQFVRILEPKKAQNLAISLRALSVSPEEVCSAVKEGNELPSDLIDTLLKWIPSNEEELRLRLYTGELSQLGPAEQFLKSIIDIPYIFQRLDALLFMSSLPEETSNVKHAFATLEVACQELKNSRLFLKLLEAVLKTGNRMNVGTFRGGAQAFKLDTLLKLSDVKGTDGKTTLLHFVVEEIIRSEGIRATRAAKDTDGNNMRTEDDYKQLGLKVVSNLSDELQNVRKAAILDADQLTMSVATLGHKLVKTKEFLNTGMRSLDEHSGFHRKLKHFAEQCQTDVSLLQEEEKKIRSLVRGTVDYFHGSTGKDEGLRLFVVVRDFLAMLDKVCKEVKEASKVAPKKTKTAQPSQASFNDPRRKLFPAIQDLRADSSSSDEDD; encoded by the exons GTGGAACATGTATGGATCTCATGTGGGTTAGACAGGGGATCTCTTGAAGACGTTAGAAAACATTTCAATTACAACCACGTATTTGACATTCTCCGTACGCTCTCCGGAAAAGATACTAAGGATAGCTCTCCTGAAACTGAAGATGCCAGCAAAGCACTGTCTCCAGAAATTAAAAACACTTTGCTGAACTGCTTAAGCAAGCACCCACTTGTAGTTGCTGCACATGAGAGTGCAAAAAACTTACCTATTGATTATATCAAAATGCTTTTTGCCTTGTTAAGAAGAGATGTGGCTCAAGGATCTACAGGTGCAGCGACAACTTCTGCACCACCAGCAGCTGTGAAATCAAATCCATCACCTTCTTTAGGGGAACCTTCCTCAACAAAACCTGACAAAAATCCAGATCCTCCATTAGAAACAACACCCGAAGAAAAAATGGTGCCCCAAACTGAAAAAACAGTGGCCAAAAAGGAAGATAACAGTAACATGTCAATCACTGCTGTCATTGGTTTGTCTGTGTCTGCTATTGCGTTGTTAGCCCTTCTCTGCTTATGCAACTTTGTTTGCCGTGCAAAACAGGCCTCTTCATCTGAAGTAGGGGTTGATAAACCGCCTCTGAATCAGAACCTGAGTAATTTATCTG CTTCTCTTAAGTTTTCCAAAGGAAACTCAATTGATGTCAACAAGCTGGGAGCACTGCCGCTAAAGTCAGAGGCTGGCCAAAATGGCAATGCCAAACTAAGCTCATCTGAAATCTCTAAAACTGAAGTTACCCCAGCAGTCTACAACTGTTTGGCTGAACCAATGGCTGCTTCTACTGGTTATGTCCCAGGATCAAGACCAACAACCCCACCATCTATGCCACCTCCAGCCCCTGCACATCCGAAGGCTCCTCCCTCATCAACTCCTCAAGCACCTGCATCTCTGAAGGCTCCTCCCTCATCAACTCCTCAAGCACCTGCACCTCTGAAGGCTCCTCACTCATCAACTCCTGAAACACCCGCACCACCTTCAAAGCCTAGTTCAGTTCTTCACTCAGAACCCTCATCACCATCTGCTCTAAAAGCTGCACCTCCACCAAAAGATGCACCACAGCCAAAAGCtgcacctccaccgccaccaaaaTCTACCGGCCCACCACCACCAGCAATGTCTGGTTCATCGAATACACGTCCACCACCGCTTATGAAGAAATCAGGCAATAAGATGGATGATGGCGCAAATTCTCATGAAGCTAAAACAAAGCTAAAGCCCTTCTTTTGGGATAAAGTAACAGCAAATGCTAATCAGTCTATGGTGTGGGATCACCTCAAGTCTGGATCTTTCCA GTTTAATGAGGGTAAGATGGAAAGCCTTTTTGGTTATAACTCTGTGGAGAAAATAGGCGGTGATGGCaagaaagatttattatctaaggatATACCTCAATTTGTGAGGATACTTGAACCTAAGAAGGCACAGAACCTTGCGATATCATTAAGGGCTCTGAGTGTTTCACCAGAGGAAGTATGTAGTGCAGTTAAGGAAG GAAATGAACTTCCATCAGACTTGATAGACACACTACTAAAGTGGATCCCAAGCAATGAGGAGGAGCTTAGGCTTCGACTGTACACTGGGGAACTGTCTCAGCTTGGTCCTGCAGAGCAATTCCTAAAATCGATTATCGATATTCCATATATTTTCCAACGTCTGGATGCATTACTTTTCATGTCCAGTCTACCAGAGGAAACTTCAAATGTGAAACACGCTTTTGCTACTTTAGAG GTGGCTTGCCAAGAGCTTAAAAACAGCCGGCTTTTCTTGAAGTTACTTGAAGCGGTCCTTAAAACAGGAAACAGGATGAATGTTGGCACATTCCGTGGAGGAGCTCAGGCTTTTAAACTTGACACGCTCCTTAAGTTATCTGATGTCAAAGGAACTGATGGGAAGACAACACTTCTGCATTTTGTGGTTGAAGAAATTATTCGTTCTGAAGGTATCCGTGCTACAAGGGCTGCAAAAGATACTGACGGTAATAATATGCGAACTGAAGATGATTACAAACAACTTGGGCTGAAAGTTGTgtccaatttaagtgatgagctacaaAATGTCAGGAAGGCAGCGATCCTGGATGCAGATCAATTGACAATGTCAGTAGCAACTCTTGGCCACAAGCTTGTCAAAACCAAAGAATTCCTTAACACGGGCATGAGAAGTCTGGATGAACACAGTGGGTTTCACCGCAAGCTGAAGCATTTCGCAGAGCAGTGCCAAACTGATGTTTCTTTGTTGCAAGAGGAAGAAAAGAAAATTCGGTCCTTGGTCAGGGGCACTGTTGATTATTTCCATGGGAGTACAGGGAAGGACGAGGGCCTGCGGTTATTTGTGGTAGTACGAGATTTCCTTGCGATGCTGGACAAGGTTTGTAAAGAGGtgaaagaagcatcaaaagtggcTCCAAAGAAAACAAAGACCGCTCAGCCATCTCAAGCATCTTTCAATGATCCCAGGCGCAAACTATTCCCAGCAATTCAAGACCTAAGGGCAGACAGTTCAAGCTCTGATGAAGACGATTAG
- the LOC100273666 gene encoding Probable histone H2A.1 — MAGRGKAIGAGAAKKATSRSSKAGLQFPVGRIARFLKAGKYAERVGAGAPVYLAAVLEYLAAEVLELAGNAARDNKKTRIVPRHIQLAVRNDEELTKLLGGATIASGGVMPNIHQHLLPKKAGSSKASTVDDDDN; from the exons ATGGCGGGCCGTGGCAAGGCGATTGGCGCTGGTGCCGCGAAGAAGGCAACGTCAAGGAGCTCCAAGGCTGGGCTGCAGTTTCCCGTCGGCAGGATCGCTCGGTTCCTCAAGGCCGGCAAGTACGCCGAGCGCGTGGGCGCCGGCGCCCCTGTCTACCTCGCAGCTGTCCTCGAGTACCTCGCCGCTGAG GTCCTGGAGCTTGCTGGGAACGCAGCGAGGGATAACAAGAAGACCCGCATCGTGCCGCGTCACATCCAGCTCGCCGTGCGCAACGACGAGGAGCTGACCAAGCTGCTTGGTGGTGCCACCATCGCGAGCGGCGGCGTTATGCCCAACATCCACCAGCACCTCCTCCCCAAGAAGGCTGGCTCGTCCAAGGCTTCCACCGTCGATGACGATGACAACTGA